Proteins found in one Arthrobacter sp. U41 genomic segment:
- the galE gene encoding UDP-glucose 4-epimerase GalE has product MTWLVTGGAGYIGSHVVSALRGAGMQAVVVDSLSSGHREFVPDDVPFVHGTILDSELVARTMLDHGVTGVIHLAGFKYAGVSVQEPLLTYEQNVTGTAELLKAMELAEVDKLVFSSSAATYGTPTGDIVTEDTPTQPESPYGESKLIGEWLIRDQGRARGLKHTSLRYFNVVGSGSPELYDTSPHNLFPIVLRALTAGKTPRINGTDYNTADGTCVRDYVHVADLAASHVAAARALAAGRPLERVYNLGSGDGLSVRQIMTAMAKVTGLDFEPEIGPRRAGDPDRIVADGTLAARDLDWKMRHSVEDMVASAYEAQKRAAAAEI; this is encoded by the coding sequence ATGACATGGCTCGTAACAGGTGGCGCAGGATATATCGGTTCTCACGTGGTTTCCGCATTGCGCGGAGCCGGGATGCAGGCGGTGGTGGTCGATTCGCTCTCAAGCGGTCACCGCGAGTTCGTTCCGGACGACGTGCCCTTCGTGCACGGCACGATCCTCGACTCGGAGCTCGTGGCCCGCACGATGCTGGACCACGGCGTCACCGGGGTAATCCACCTCGCAGGCTTCAAGTACGCCGGCGTTTCCGTACAGGAGCCGCTGCTGACCTACGAGCAGAACGTCACCGGCACCGCGGAACTGCTGAAGGCGATGGAGCTCGCCGAGGTGGACAAGCTGGTCTTCTCCTCCTCCGCGGCCACCTACGGCACCCCCACCGGGGACATCGTCACCGAAGACACCCCGACGCAGCCGGAATCCCCGTACGGCGAGAGCAAACTGATCGGCGAATGGCTGATCCGGGACCAAGGCAGGGCGCGGGGGCTGAAACACACCTCGCTGCGCTACTTCAACGTCGTTGGCTCCGGTTCGCCCGAGCTCTATGACACGAGCCCGCACAACCTCTTCCCGATCGTGCTCCGCGCGCTGACGGCCGGCAAGACGCCGCGGATCAACGGCACCGACTACAACACTGCCGACGGCACCTGCGTGCGCGACTACGTGCATGTGGCCGACCTTGCCGCCTCACACGTCGCGGCAGCCCGGGCCCTCGCCGCCGGCCGGCCGCTGGAACGCGTCTACAACCTCGGGTCCGGCGACGGGCTCTCCGTCCGGCAGATCATGACGGCGATGGCGAAGGTCACCGGCCTCGACTTCGAGCCGGAGATCGGCCCCCGCCGGGCCGGCGACCCGGACCGGATCGTGGCAGACGGCACTCTGGCCGCCCGCGACCTGGACTGGAAGATGCGACACTCCGTCGAGGACATGGTCGCCAGCGCCTACGAAGCACAGAAGCGCGCAGCCGCCGCCGAAATCTAG
- a CDS encoding prepilin peptidase gives MIQRLGELGEATPLAFWLVLLACAYFAVVAVRLTVIDVQHHLLPNRIVFPSYAVAGVLLLGAVAVHAATGAPASAAAPDGGAGLFGVPGLRVVAGGAVLWLFYFLLRAVYPPGMGFGDVKLAGVLGMYLGFLGWPHVFAGTFAAFLFGGLWSVVLLLSRRGSLKSSIPFGPFMLAGTAAAMVLLPAS, from the coding sequence GTGATCCAACGACTCGGCGAACTCGGCGAAGCGACCCCGCTGGCCTTCTGGCTGGTGCTCCTGGCGTGCGCCTACTTCGCGGTGGTGGCCGTCCGGCTGACGGTCATCGACGTCCAGCACCATCTCCTGCCGAACCGGATTGTTTTTCCGTCCTACGCCGTTGCCGGGGTCCTGTTGCTGGGTGCAGTGGCGGTCCACGCGGCAACCGGTGCCCCCGCCTCGGCGGCTGCGCCCGACGGCGGAGCCGGACTCTTCGGGGTGCCCGGACTGCGCGTTGTGGCCGGGGGAGCGGTGTTATGGCTTTTCTACTTCCTGCTGCGGGCCGTTTATCCGCCGGGGATGGGTTTTGGCGACGTCAAGCTCGCAGGCGTGCTCGGCATGTACCTTGGCTTCCTCGGCTGGCCGCACGTCTTTGCCGGAACCTTCGCCGCCTTCCTCTTCGGCGGGCTGTGGAGCGTGGTCCTGCTGCTTTCGCGGCGCGGCAGCCTGAAATCGAGCATCCCGTTCGGGCCGTTTATGCTCGCCGGAACCGCAGCCGCCATGGTGTTACTCCCGGCGTCGTGA
- a CDS encoding class II fumarate hydratase — translation MTSTEELNTEEFRIEHDTMGEVRVPVNALYRAQTQRAVENFPISGKTLERTHIEALARVKKAAAQANAELGVLDGELAQAIADAADEVATGKYDGDFPIDVFQTGSGTSSNMNTNEVIAELATRALKAAGSDKVVHPNDHVNASQSSNDVFPTSVHVAATSALINDLIPALGYLADSLERKAVEFKDVVKSGRTHLMDATPVTLGQEFGGYAAQVRYGVERINASLPRVAEVPLGGTAVGTGINTPAGFPERVIELLAADTGLPLTEARDHFEAQANRDGLIEASSQLRNIAISFMKINNDLRWMGSGPNTGLGEIAIPDLQPGSSIMPGKVNPVICEASIMVCAQVIGNDTTIAWSGTNGAFELNVGIPVMAANLLESVRLLANTSRVMADKMIDGITANVERARFLAEASPSIVTPLNKFIGYENAAKIAKKAVAEGLTIRETVVAMGFLERGELTVEQLDTALDVMSMTRPPHKA, via the coding sequence ATGACTTCCACAGAAGAGTTGAACACCGAAGAGTTCCGCATCGAACACGACACGATGGGCGAGGTCCGCGTCCCCGTGAACGCCCTCTACCGTGCCCAGACGCAGCGTGCGGTCGAAAACTTCCCGATCTCAGGCAAAACCCTGGAACGCACCCACATCGAGGCCCTCGCCCGGGTCAAGAAGGCCGCAGCCCAGGCCAACGCAGAACTGGGAGTGCTCGACGGCGAGCTCGCCCAGGCGATTGCGGATGCCGCCGACGAGGTTGCCACCGGTAAGTACGACGGCGACTTCCCGATCGACGTCTTCCAGACGGGCTCGGGCACGTCCTCCAACATGAACACCAACGAGGTCATCGCCGAGCTCGCCACCCGCGCCCTCAAGGCCGCCGGAAGCGACAAGGTGGTCCACCCGAACGACCACGTCAACGCCTCGCAGTCCTCCAACGACGTTTTCCCGACCTCGGTCCACGTGGCCGCCACGTCCGCCCTGATCAACGACCTGATCCCCGCGCTGGGTTACCTCGCCGACTCGCTGGAACGCAAGGCCGTCGAGTTCAAAGACGTGGTGAAGTCCGGCCGCACCCACCTGATGGACGCCACGCCGGTGACCCTGGGCCAGGAATTCGGCGGCTACGCCGCCCAGGTCCGCTACGGCGTCGAACGCATCAACGCCTCGCTCCCCCGGGTCGCCGAAGTTCCGCTCGGCGGCACCGCCGTCGGCACCGGCATCAACACCCCCGCAGGCTTCCCGGAGCGTGTTATCGAACTGCTCGCAGCCGATACCGGGCTGCCGCTGACCGAGGCCCGCGACCACTTCGAGGCCCAGGCCAACCGTGACGGCCTGATCGAAGCCTCAAGCCAGCTGCGGAACATCGCGATCTCCTTCATGAAGATCAACAACGACCTGCGCTGGATGGGTTCGGGCCCCAACACCGGCCTCGGCGAAATCGCTATCCCGGACCTGCAGCCGGGTTCCTCGATCATGCCCGGCAAGGTCAACCCGGTGATCTGCGAAGCCTCGATCATGGTCTGCGCCCAGGTCATCGGCAACGACACCACCATCGCCTGGTCCGGCACCAACGGCGCGTTCGAGCTCAACGTCGGCATCCCCGTGATGGCGGCCAACCTGCTCGAGTCCGTGCGCCTGCTGGCCAACACCAGCCGCGTCATGGCGGACAAGATGATCGACGGCATCACCGCCAATGTCGAGCGCGCCCGCTTCCTCGCCGAGGCCTCACCATCGATCGTCACGCCGCTGAATAAGTTCATCGGCTACGAGAATGCCGCGAAGATCGCCAAGAAGGCCGTGGCCGAGGGCCTGACCATCCGCGAAACCGTCGTCGCGATGGGCTTCCTGGAGCGCGGCGAACTGACCGTGGAACAGCTCGACACCGCCCTGGACGTTATGTCCATGACCCGTCCGCCGCACAAGGCCTAG
- a CDS encoding GNAT family N-acetyltransferase, which produces MTEPARYWPPFGLTLTTPRLVLRPIRDEEIPAAVEAALSGIHEPGRSPFSRPWAEAPEEELGPNMAQWYWRCRGTMSPGEWTLLLGIWHEGRFVGCQDVGARDFATLKTVGTGSWLTRSVQGRGLGKEMRAAVALYAFDWLGAEVAESEAALWNRQSLGVSRSLGYELNGVTRVNWGGKVHEARKVRLTPASFKRPDWQLQVEGHEPTAKFLGI; this is translated from the coding sequence ATGACTGAGCCCGCCCGCTACTGGCCGCCTTTTGGCCTCACCCTGACCACACCCCGCCTGGTGCTGCGGCCGATCCGCGACGAGGAGATTCCCGCGGCGGTGGAGGCGGCCCTGAGCGGCATCCACGAACCCGGACGCAGCCCCTTCAGCAGACCGTGGGCGGAGGCCCCGGAAGAGGAGCTCGGCCCCAACATGGCGCAGTGGTACTGGCGGTGCCGCGGCACCATGTCCCCCGGGGAATGGACCCTCCTGCTGGGCATCTGGCATGAGGGCCGGTTCGTCGGGTGCCAGGACGTCGGGGCCAGGGATTTTGCCACCCTGAAGACCGTCGGCACGGGCTCCTGGCTGACGCGGAGCGTCCAAGGCCGGGGACTCGGCAAGGAGATGCGTGCCGCTGTGGCCCTGTATGCCTTCGATTGGCTCGGCGCGGAGGTCGCGGAGTCGGAGGCGGCCCTCTGGAACCGGCAGTCCCTCGGCGTCTCCCGCTCCCTCGGCTACGAACTCAACGGCGTCACCCGCGTCAACTGGGGCGGCAAAGTCCACGAGGCCCGGAAAGTCCGCCTTACCCCGGCCTCCTTCAAACGCCCCGACTGGCAGCTGCAGGTCGAAGGCCACGAACCCACAGCCAAATTCCTGGGGATCTAG
- a CDS encoding carbonic anhydrase — MATYLTPALAWRRLRDGNERFVSGKSSHPNQDASRRSSLVENQHPFAVIFGCSDSRLAAEIIFDLGLGDAFVVRTAGQVIDDAVLGSLEYSVSVLSVPLIVVLGHDSCGAVTATKAAVETGQMPVGFMRSLVERITPSVLTSLRNNQTDVNDMVVENVKQTSQRLVDSSRVISEAVESGRAAVIGLAYSLADGRADLVSGIGEL; from the coding sequence GTGGCCACCTATCTCACTCCCGCCCTAGCCTGGCGCCGTCTCCGCGACGGCAACGAGCGTTTTGTTTCCGGCAAGTCCTCCCATCCCAACCAGGACGCCTCCCGCCGGTCCTCCCTGGTCGAGAACCAGCACCCCTTCGCGGTGATCTTCGGCTGCTCCGACTCACGGCTGGCCGCTGAAATCATCTTCGACCTGGGGCTGGGGGACGCCTTCGTGGTCCGCACCGCGGGCCAGGTGATTGACGACGCCGTGCTCGGCTCGCTGGAGTACAGCGTCAGCGTCCTCTCGGTGCCGCTGATCGTCGTCCTGGGACACGACAGCTGCGGCGCGGTCACGGCCACCAAGGCAGCGGTTGAAACCGGGCAGATGCCTGTCGGCTTCATGCGCAGCCTCGTCGAGCGCATCACGCCGTCGGTGCTGACCTCGCTGCGCAACAACCAGACCGATGTCAACGACATGGTGGTCGAGAACGTCAAACAAACCTCGCAGCGGCTCGTGGACAGCTCGCGCGTGATTTCCGAGGCGGTGGAGAGCGGCCGGGCCGCAGTGATCGGCCTGGCCTACAGCCTGGCCGACGGCCGGGCGGACCTCGTTTCCGGAATCGGCGAGCTCTAG
- the glpX gene encoding class II fructose-bisphosphatase → MTQKYSTLSPSLAVGIDEPDRNLALELVRVTEAAAIAGGHWVGFGDKNKADGAAVDAMRSFLQTVHFNGVVVIGEGEKDEAPMLFNGENVGDGTGPECDVAVDPIDGTRLAALGINNALAVLAVAERGSMFDPSAVFYMEKLVTGPEAADMVDLRLPVKQNLHLIAKAKGVKVNQLNVMILDRDRHRGLVEEIREAGARTKFIMDGDVAGAIAAARAGTGVDALMGIGGTPEGIVSACAIKSLGGVIQGRLWPTSDDEKQKAIDAGHDLDRVLSTNDLVSSDNCYFAATGITDGDLLKGVRYSKDKVLTQSIVMRSKSGTIRFVDGEHQASKWEGYARKS, encoded by the coding sequence ATGACCCAGAAGTACTCCACGCTCTCCCCGTCCCTCGCCGTCGGCATCGACGAGCCGGACCGCAACCTTGCTCTGGAACTGGTGCGCGTCACCGAAGCCGCCGCCATCGCCGGCGGCCACTGGGTCGGGTTCGGGGACAAGAACAAGGCCGACGGTGCCGCCGTCGACGCCATGCGCTCATTCCTCCAGACCGTGCACTTCAACGGTGTTGTAGTCATCGGCGAAGGTGAAAAAGACGAAGCGCCGATGCTCTTCAATGGCGAGAACGTCGGTGACGGCACCGGACCTGAATGCGACGTCGCCGTCGACCCGATCGACGGAACCCGGCTGGCCGCCCTTGGCATCAACAACGCCCTCGCCGTCCTCGCCGTCGCCGAGCGCGGTTCCATGTTCGACCCTTCCGCGGTCTTCTACATGGAGAAGCTCGTCACCGGACCTGAAGCAGCCGACATGGTCGACCTGCGCCTGCCGGTCAAGCAGAACCTGCACCTGATCGCCAAGGCCAAGGGCGTCAAGGTCAACCAGCTCAACGTCATGATCCTGGACCGGGACCGCCACCGCGGGCTCGTGGAGGAAATCCGCGAAGCCGGTGCCCGCACCAAATTCATCATGGACGGCGACGTCGCCGGTGCCATCGCCGCCGCGCGCGCCGGTACCGGAGTTGACGCCCTGATGGGCATCGGCGGAACGCCGGAAGGCATCGTCTCGGCCTGCGCCATCAAGTCCCTCGGCGGCGTCATCCAGGGCCGGCTCTGGCCCACCAGCGACGACGAGAAGCAGAAGGCGATCGACGCCGGCCACGACCTGGACCGGGTGCTGTCGACCAACGACCTCGTCTCCAGCGACAACTGCTACTTCGCAGCCACCGGCATCACCGACGGTGACCTGCTCAAGGGCGTGCGTTACTCCAAGGACAAGGTCCTGACCCAGTCCATCGTGATGCGCTCCAAGTCCGGGACCATCCGCTTCGTTGATGGCGAGCACCAGGCCAGCAAGTGGGAAGGCTACGCCCGCAAGAGCTAG
- a CDS encoding vWA domain-containing protein: MTDAALTHVYVLLDRSGSMSSIADDTVGGFAAFVRDQQSVAGRCLLSLAQFDDSYERVYAAVDIREVPPLDLRPRGSTALHDAMVRLIGEAGAELAALPEDQRPGTVLVAVLTDGHENSSREATGAMVKELVERQQGQWGWQFTYLGANQDAVLTAGGLGIRAEDALTYAAGNVDAAFSAQSAKTRRLREARIGGASMADAAAAAAYTAQEREVAGGEPPRG; this comes from the coding sequence ATGACAGACGCCGCATTGACACACGTGTACGTTCTCCTGGACCGATCGGGGTCCATGAGCTCCATCGCCGACGACACGGTGGGCGGGTTCGCGGCCTTCGTGCGCGACCAGCAGTCGGTGGCCGGCCGGTGCCTGCTCTCCCTCGCCCAGTTCGACGACAGCTATGAGCGGGTCTATGCCGCGGTGGACATCCGGGAGGTTCCGCCCCTTGACCTGCGGCCCCGCGGCAGCACCGCCCTGCACGATGCCATGGTCCGGCTGATAGGGGAGGCCGGTGCGGAACTGGCCGCCCTGCCGGAGGACCAGCGGCCCGGGACGGTGCTTGTGGCGGTCCTGACCGACGGCCACGAGAACTCCTCACGGGAGGCCACCGGCGCGATGGTCAAGGAGTTGGTCGAGCGGCAGCAGGGCCAATGGGGCTGGCAGTTCACCTACCTGGGCGCCAACCAGGACGCCGTGCTGACGGCCGGCGGCCTCGGCATCCGGGCCGAGGACGCCCTGACCTACGCGGCCGGGAACGTGGATGCGGCCTTCTCGGCCCAGTCGGCCAAGACCCGGCGGCTGAGGGAGGCCCGGATCGGCGGTGCCAGCATGGCGGACGCTGCCGCCGCGGCGGCCTACACGGCCCAGGAGCGTGAGGTGGCCGGGGGAGAACCGCCCCGGGGATAG
- a CDS encoding NUDIX hydrolase: protein MATPDFILKLRTKIGHETLWIPGARAVVFDGDGRVLLGQRADNGQWGLITGILEPGEEPATGLLREVLEETGVVAAAERLVSVDSVGPTTYPNGDVCHFLTLVFRCRYVSGKARVNDDESLAVGWFGPEEYPLLMPGHLESIERAAQPDGAAHFRQ from the coding sequence ATGGCTACCCCTGACTTCATTCTCAAGCTCCGCACCAAGATCGGCCACGAGACCCTCTGGATTCCCGGCGCCCGTGCCGTGGTGTTCGACGGCGACGGCCGGGTCCTGCTCGGCCAGCGGGCCGACAACGGCCAATGGGGACTGATCACCGGGATCCTGGAACCGGGAGAAGAGCCCGCGACGGGCCTGCTGCGGGAGGTCCTGGAGGAGACCGGCGTCGTTGCCGCCGCCGAACGGCTCGTCTCGGTGGACTCGGTGGGCCCCACCACCTATCCGAACGGGGACGTCTGCCACTTCCTGACGCTCGTGTTCCGGTGCCGCTATGTCTCCGGGAAGGCGCGCGTCAACGACGACGAATCCCTCGCCGTGGGCTGGTTCGGCCCGGAAGAGTACCCCCTGCTGATGCCCGGGCATCTGGAGAGCATTGAACGCGCGGCGCAGCCTGACGGTGCCGCCCACTTCCGGCAATGA
- a CDS encoding lipid II:glycine glycyltransferase FemX, which translates to MDHFLQSPAWANFQRALGRTVHERSGPGWRFLAIEESNPAGKLLYAPYGPVAASLAAFDAALAALTDLARSCGAVFVRVEPVDAGFPAADAGAVLRARGLRPAPASQQPELSWIVDLDRDFKDVLADMKPANRNLYRNIHKKGVTFRASQDPAEISVLLTFLHLTAARNGFKPQSDEYLTQVARSLMPAGAATLFIAELAGEPIAAALAYDSADTRTYAHAALDDAHRKLSAGIPLLVTLMADARDKGLKHVDLWGVAPADQPEHQWAGFTAFKKSFGGREVSYPGTWDLPVRKLRYSGYQLARQGAQAARRGVLAARKLPARLRSALRR; encoded by the coding sequence GTGGACCATTTCCTGCAGAGCCCGGCCTGGGCCAATTTCCAGCGCGCCCTGGGGCGGACAGTCCACGAACGCTCCGGCCCCGGCTGGCGCTTCCTGGCCATCGAGGAAAGCAACCCGGCCGGGAAACTCCTCTACGCCCCTTACGGCCCGGTTGCCGCTTCCCTGGCCGCGTTCGACGCCGCCCTGGCGGCGCTGACGGACCTGGCGCGCAGCTGCGGGGCCGTGTTCGTCCGGGTTGAGCCCGTCGATGCCGGTTTCCCGGCCGCGGACGCCGGTGCGGTCCTGCGGGCCCGCGGGCTCCGGCCCGCCCCGGCCAGCCAGCAGCCCGAACTGAGCTGGATCGTGGACCTGGACCGGGACTTCAAGGACGTCCTCGCGGACATGAAGCCGGCGAACCGCAATCTGTACCGGAACATCCACAAGAAGGGTGTGACGTTCCGCGCCAGCCAGGACCCGGCCGAGATCTCCGTGCTGCTGACCTTCCTGCACCTGACGGCGGCGCGCAACGGTTTCAAGCCGCAGAGCGACGAGTACCTGACGCAGGTGGCCCGCTCGCTGATGCCGGCCGGCGCCGCGACGCTCTTCATCGCCGAACTCGCGGGCGAACCCATCGCCGCCGCCCTGGCCTACGACTCCGCGGACACCCGCACCTACGCCCACGCCGCCCTGGACGACGCGCACCGGAAGCTCAGCGCCGGAATTCCGCTGCTGGTCACCCTGATGGCCGATGCCAGGGACAAGGGCCTGAAGCATGTGGATCTGTGGGGCGTGGCACCCGCGGACCAGCCTGAGCACCAGTGGGCAGGGTTTACCGCCTTCAAAAAGTCCTTTGGCGGACGCGAGGTCTCATACCCCGGAACCTGGGACCTGCCGGTGCGGAAGCTGCGCTACAGCGGGTACCAGCTGGCCAGGCAGGGGGCCCAGGCTGCCCGCCGCGGCGTCCTGGCGGCCCGGAAGCTGCCCGCGCGGCTGCGGAGCGCCCTCCGCCGCTGA
- a CDS encoding DUF4245 domain-containing protein: MSELQETPPAAPASPGPAAGQDAPGAPGQAPVKPVLSAGAAKRANASVIGMIIALVVSIAAFLPIVLMNPSPKSDGYRPDINVGAVAQNAADVAGFTPAAPDTSDTFRANYARWQSGTGSGVPTWEVGYLTPKESFIALVQTRQSNPTWLLQQVKSAPVTGTRSAGGRDWELRDTGKGEKSMVLLDAGGSTVILTGSAQLDEFTLLAAAVVKDLEGASGTAGGASPGSTAEATVSPSPAASP, encoded by the coding sequence GTGAGTGAATTGCAGGAAACGCCCCCCGCAGCCCCAGCATCCCCCGGCCCCGCCGCCGGCCAGGACGCGCCGGGCGCGCCCGGCCAGGCGCCCGTCAAACCCGTCCTGAGCGCCGGAGCGGCCAAGCGCGCGAACGCCTCCGTGATCGGCATGATCATCGCCCTGGTCGTGAGCATCGCCGCTTTCCTGCCGATCGTCCTGATGAACCCCTCGCCCAAGTCCGACGGCTACCGGCCGGACATCAACGTCGGCGCGGTGGCGCAGAACGCTGCGGATGTGGCGGGATTCACACCGGCGGCGCCGGATACTTCCGACACATTCCGTGCAAATTACGCCCGCTGGCAATCCGGGACAGGCAGCGGCGTCCCGACCTGGGAGGTCGGCTACCTTACCCCCAAGGAATCCTTCATCGCCCTGGTCCAGACGCGGCAGTCCAACCCCACCTGGCTGCTGCAGCAGGTGAAGAGTGCGCCCGTCACCGGCACCCGCAGCGCCGGCGGACGGGACTGGGAACTCCGGGACACCGGCAAAGGCGAGAAGAGCATGGTGCTTCTGGACGCCGGCGGCTCCACCGTCATCCTGACCGGATCCGCGCAGCTGGACGAATTCACCCTGCTGGCAGCCGCGGTCGTCAAGGACCTCGAGGGTGCCTCCGGCACGGCGGGCGGCGCGTCACCCGGGAGCACCGCCGAAGCAACAGTTTCGCCCTCCCCCGCCGCTTCGCCGTAA
- a CDS encoding IS1182 family transposase codes for MQGIEDAQRGFLDVEALAGELLAPGGAFAFLAEHRNRLFPDSMMEDLFTSSRGRPSIPASVIGSVLVLQALEGLSDRGTAEALTFDLRWKAACGYGLNEAAFHPSTLTYWRKRLAASKRPHRITEAVFEVITETGVLNGRHRRAVDSTVLDDAVARQDTITQLIAVIRRFGRDVPDGTSLLAVHAPGYDYSRVGKPDIAWDDREAKNALISALVTDALALLDAVDPEELEGPAAETYALLALVAGQDVEPAEGSDGTDGRWRIARRVAKDRIISIVDPEARHAHKSRSVLRDGYKAHIVGEPETGLITNAAVTKAAGDGSSDAQAGQELLAADPSMDDATGYQVLGDSAYGSGAMLEHLEEAGHQALVKPKPLRPAVAGGYTLDDFVYDPGKGTMTCPNGLVRKISPKGNVNFGSECNGCPLREQCTKAKNGRKLVITEHHGRQRAHRAAARESGFQQDYRQYRPLIERSIAWLVANNNRRLRYRGTGKNHAWIQFRVAGLNLKRLLKLGLTNENRAWIIA; via the coding sequence ATGCAAGGAATTGAGGACGCCCAGCGCGGGTTTTTGGATGTGGAGGCACTGGCCGGGGAGCTCTTGGCCCCGGGAGGTGCCTTCGCGTTTTTGGCTGAACACCGGAACCGGTTGTTCCCGGATTCGATGATGGAGGACCTTTTCACGTCATCGAGGGGCCGGCCCTCTATCCCGGCGTCGGTGATCGGTTCGGTGCTGGTTCTTCAGGCGTTGGAGGGACTCTCGGACCGGGGAACGGCCGAAGCGCTGACCTTTGATCTGCGGTGGAAGGCTGCGTGCGGGTACGGGCTCAACGAGGCCGCGTTCCACCCCTCGACGTTGACGTATTGGCGCAAACGATTGGCCGCGAGCAAGCGTCCGCACCGGATCACCGAAGCCGTCTTTGAGGTCATCACGGAGACCGGGGTGCTGAATGGCCGGCACCGGCGGGCCGTGGATTCCACGGTCCTGGATGACGCGGTGGCCCGGCAGGACACGATCACCCAGTTGATTGCCGTGATCCGCCGCTTCGGCCGGGACGTCCCGGACGGCACGAGCCTGCTCGCGGTCCACGCTCCCGGGTATGACTACAGCAGGGTCGGGAAGCCCGATATTGCCTGGGACGACAGGGAAGCGAAGAACGCGCTGATTTCGGCACTGGTGACGGACGCGCTGGCATTGCTGGACGCCGTGGACCCGGAAGAGCTGGAGGGCCCGGCCGCGGAGACGTATGCGTTGCTGGCGCTGGTTGCCGGGCAGGACGTGGAACCGGCCGAAGGCTCGGACGGCACGGACGGGCGCTGGCGGATCGCCAGGAGGGTGGCCAAGGACCGGATCATTTCCATCGTCGACCCGGAAGCACGGCACGCGCACAAGTCCCGGTCGGTCCTGCGCGATGGATACAAGGCCCACATCGTGGGGGAACCCGAAACCGGGCTGATCACCAACGCAGCGGTCACGAAAGCCGCCGGGGACGGCTCCTCCGATGCCCAGGCCGGCCAGGAATTGCTGGCCGCCGACCCGTCCATGGATGACGCCACCGGGTATCAGGTGCTCGGGGACTCGGCGTATGGTTCCGGCGCCATGCTCGAACATCTGGAAGAGGCCGGGCACCAGGCGCTGGTGAAACCCAAACCTCTGCGCCCTGCCGTGGCGGGCGGATACACCCTTGATGACTTCGTTTACGACCCCGGGAAGGGGACCATGACATGCCCGAACGGTCTGGTCCGCAAGATCAGTCCCAAAGGCAACGTAAACTTCGGTTCCGAATGCAACGGCTGCCCGCTGCGTGAGCAGTGCACGAAGGCGAAAAACGGCCGCAAACTTGTGATCACCGAACACCACGGCCGGCAACGGGCCCACCGGGCCGCAGCCCGTGAATCAGGATTCCAGCAGGACTACCGGCAATACCGGCCCTTGATCGAACGATCCATAGCCTGGCTCGTCGCCAACAACAACCGGCGCCTGCGATACCGCGGCACCGGGAAAAACCACGCCTGGATCCAGTTCCGCGTTGCCGGGCTGAACCTCAAACGGCTCCTGAAACTGGGACTCACCAACGAAAACAGGGCCTGGATCATCGCCTGA